A genome region from Musa acuminata AAA Group cultivar baxijiao chromosome BXJ3-5, Cavendish_Baxijiao_AAA, whole genome shotgun sequence includes the following:
- the LOC135638572 gene encoding probable leucine-rich repeat receptor-like protein kinase At1g35710, which translates to MKRSVTELASRAMESFFTQKSLPGLLLLLIVFSVYPKPASTSLASQGRVLLQWKASLRSQQSLRSWNLSTSPCSWSGITCSLRRHREITEVNLPSMGLDGPLHTLNFSGLPSLTGVNLTFNRLSGQIPPTIATLSQLISFDVQGNDITGTIPARISSLTKLRSLNLSGNKISGSIPLSLGNMTSLVFLILSGNGFSGSIPEEIGDLQNLQELDLSANFLTGSIPQSLGNLTQLSLLDLSLNHLYGSAPPTLANLQNLLVLSISNNTLTASIPASLGNLTRLIKLNLWGNHLSGSIPHDVGNLVQMTNLVLAHNSLLGSIPLSLRNLSKLSTLYLFNNHISGTIPAELGNLVELRDIDLSHNLLTGFIPSTLGNLATLRNLILSYNELSGPIPSTLANMTSLILLDLSNNQISGCIPPSFANRSLEELSVINNSLSGSVPNLTSLVSLKLAYNDLSGHLPPDVCRGGKLQHFTAAYNKFHGPIPESLRNCSSLVRVRLDRNNLTGDLFDHFGVYPNMRYIDLSYNRLSGMLSPEWGSCSNLTSLRISNNRLNGTIPSEIGQSTRLGALDLSSNHLVGELPKNLCNLISLIELNISSNQLSGELPSEIGKLLKLKRLDISGNNFSGVIPEEIGGCKLLISVDMSNNSLSGSIPYEFGQLVDLQELLDLSQNSFSGHIPSQLGQLTLLQILNLSHNNLAGRIPPSLINMASLSALDVSHNELEGPVPDGQLFRRAPMEWFTGNRGLCDVVAGLPSCSSSPAREAPNVILLSGMAVLGALLLFFLFVGFAARLMKRRKQIANATSQTGGSAFSIWNFDGGDAYDEIIKATENFDDKYCIGKGGCGSVYRATLSTGEVVAVKKLQQPDTEISWQHFQNEVQALTQVRHRNIVKLFGFCSTPRHKFLVCEYMGRGNLADILQEDATELDWVKRVSIIKHVACALSYLHHALVPPIVHRDLTSNNILLDSDFKACLSDFGIARTLNPAASNWSTLAGTRGYMAPELAYSTRVNEKCDVYSFGVVTLEVLLGRHPSDLISSCHDEGSVMREMLDPRLPLPPAEVSGAVSTVVKISLRCLHSNPVCRPTMQHVSNELCAIK; encoded by the exons ATGAAGAGGAGCGTGACAGAGTTAGCGTCTCGAGCAATGGAATCTTTCTTCACCCAGAAATCTCTCCCCGGCCTTCTTCTTCTCTTGATTGTCTTCTCAGTTTATCCGAAGCCGGCATCGACTTCGCTTGCATCGCAAGGTCGAGTGCTCCTCCAATGGAAAGCCAGCCTCCGAAGCCAACAATCACTCCGATCTTGGAACCTCAGCACCAGCCCATGCAGCTGGAGTGGCATAACCTGCAGCCTCCGGCGTCACAGGGAGATCACCGAAGTGAACCTGCCGAGCATGGGTTTGGATGGGCCACTCCACACTCTCAACTTCTCCGGCTTGCCATCACTGACCGGCGTCAATCTCACGTTCAACAGGCTCAGCGGGCAGATCCCTCCCACCATCGCCACTCTCTCTCAGCTCATCTCATTTGATGTCCAAGGAAACGACATCACGGGGACGATCCCAGCCAGGATCAGTTCTCTCACAAAGCTGAGATCCTTAAATCTCAGTGGAAATAAGATTAGTGGCTCCATCCCTCTTTCGTTAGGCAACATGACAAGCCTCGTCTTCCTCATCCTGTCTGGAAATGGCTTCTCAGGAAGCATTCCTGAAGAAATAGGGGATCTCCAGAATCTCCAAGAGTTGGATCTCTCGGCCAACTTTCTCACGGGATCTATTCCTCAAAGCCTGGGAAATTTGACTCAACTCTCCTTGTTGGATCTCTCTCTGAATCATTTATATGGATCCGCTCCTCCAACGCTGGCAAATCTCCAAAACCTTCTTGTCTTGAGCATCTCCAATAATACTCTCACGGCTTCAATTCCTGCCAGTTTGGGTAACTTGACTAGGCTTATCAAGTTGAATCTTTGGGGTAATCACCTCTCTGGGTCCATTCCTCATGATGTAGGGAATCTTGTCCAGATGACAAATCTAGTACTTGCTCATAATAGTTTACTGGGTTCCATCCCCCTCTCCCTAAGAAATCTTTCGAAGCTTAGCACACTTTATCTCTTCAACAATCACATCTCTGGCACGATTCCTGCTGAATTAGGCAATCTTGTCGAGCTGAGAGACATAGATCTATCACATAATCTATTGACTGGTTTCATCCCTTCCACCCTGGGAAATCTAGCTACACTAAGGAACCTGATCCTTTCTTATAATGAACTCTCCGGTCCCATCCCTTCTACTTTAGCTAACATGACCTCTCTGATACTATTAGACCTCAGCAATAACCAAATCTCCGGCTGCATCCCACCATCTTTTGCAAATCGAAGTCTAGAAGAACTATCAGTGATCAATAATAGCCTCTCCGGATCGGTCCCAAACCTTACGAGCTTGGTTTCTCTGAAACTAGCATACAATGACCTCTCTGGGCATCTGCCACCGGATGTATGCAGAGGAGGAAAGCTTCAGCATTTCACCGCAGCCTATAACAAGTTCCACGGGCCGATACCAGAGAGCTTGAGAAACTGTTCAAGCCTAGTGCGTGTTCGATTGGACAGGAACAACCTCACCGGAGACCTCTTCGATCACTTTGGAGTCTATCCTAATATGAGATATATTGACTTGAGCTACAACAGGTTATCTGGAATGCTTTCACCGGAATGGGGAAGTTGTTCAAACTTGACGAGCTTAAGAATATCCAACAACAGATTAAATGGAACAATTCCTTCTGAGATTGGGCAATCAACTCGGCTGGGAGCGCTGGACCTTTCTTCAAACCATTTAGTTGGCGAGCTTCCCAAGAACTTATGCAACTTGATCTCTCTTATAGAGCTGAACATAAGCAGCAACCAGCTATCAGGAGAGCTTCCATCGGAAATCGGAAAACTACTCAAGCTGAAGAGACTGGATATTTCAGGCAACAACTTCAGTGGGGTGATTCCGGAAGAAATAGGCGGATGCAAACTGCTAATATCAGTAGATATGAGCAACAATAGCTTGAGCGGAAGCATTCCTTACGAATTCGGTCAGCTGGTAGACCTTCAGGAACTGCTAGATCTGAGTCAAAACTCCTTTAGTGGCCATATTCCATCTCAATTAGGCCAGCTGACACTGCTGCAGATCCTCAACCTTTCCCACAATAATTTGGCAGGCCGTATCCCACCTTCTTTAATCAACATGGCAAGCTTATCAGCCTTGGACGTATCTCACAATGAACTTGAAGGTCCTGTCCCCGATGGCCAGCTTTTCCGAAGGGCTCCAATGGAGTGGTTCACTGGAAACAGGGGCTTGTGCGATGTCGTTGCTGGTCTGCCTTCGTGCAGTTCATCCCCAGCTAGAGAGGCTCCCAACGTGATTCTTTTGTCCGGTATGGCTGTCCTCGGAGCCttacttctcttcttcctctttgttGGATTCGCAGCACGGCTGATGAAAAGAAGGAAGCAAATAGCAAATGCTACAAGTCAAACGGGTGGAAGTGCGTTCTCCATATGGAATTTTGATGGGGGAGATGCATACGACGAGATCATAAAGGCAACCGAAAACTTCGATGATAAGTACTGCATTGGCAAGGGAGGATGTGGGAGTGTTTACAGGGCTACACTGTCAACCGGAGAAGTAGTAGCAGTGAAGAAACTACAGCAGCCAGATACCGAAATATCATGGCAGCATTTCCAGAACGAAGTACAAGCGCTGACTCAAGTCCGGCATCGAAATATCGTGAAGCTCTTCGGCTTCTGCTCCACTCCTCGGCACAAATTTCTTGTGTGCGAATACATGGGCAGAGGAAACTTGGCAGATATCCTACAGGAAGATGCAACTGAGTTAGATTGGGTCAAGAGGGTCAGTATCATCAAGCATGTGGCGTGTGCTCTGTCTTATTTGCACCATGCTCTTGTTCCTCCCATCGTGCACCGAGACTTAACAAGCAACAACATCCTTCTCGATTCAGACTTCAAGGCTTGCCTATCGGACTTTGGAATAGCCAGAACCCTGAACCCTGCGGCTTCAAATTGGAGCACGCTTGCAGGTACACGAGGATACATGGCACCAG AACTTGCTTATTCGACGAGGGTGAACGAGAAATGCGATGTATATAGCTTTGGAGTCGTCACGCTTGAGGTGCTATTGGGGAGACATCCGAGCGATCTCATCTCTAGCTGTCATGATGAAGGTAGCGTGATGAGAGAGATGCTCGACCCTCGTCTTCCACTTCCTCCGGCTGAAGTTTCAGGCGCAGTCTCTACGGTGGTCAAGATTTCACTCCGGTGCTTGCATAGCAATCCGGTGTGTCGTCCAACGATGCAGCACGTATCCAATGAGTTGTGTGCCATCAAATAA
- the LOC135639202 gene encoding uncharacterized protein LOC135639202, which produces MAGTDLIKYAHSPAHRAVLARDYAGLKRVLAALPRLVDPSAIRTEAASVAEEEKADAISAVIDRRDVPNRETPLHLAVRLGDAAAVEMLMAAGADWSLQNEQGWSALQEAICAGEENLAKIIVRHYQPLAWAKWCRRLPRVVATMRRMRDFYMEITFHFESSVIPFISRIAPSDTYKIWKRGSNLRADMTLAGFDGFRIQRSDQSILFLGDGSEDGKVPPGSLCMISHKDKEVMNALDGAGTPATEAEVHQEVKAMSQTNIFRPGIDVTQAVLLPQLTWRRQERSEMVGPWKAKVYDMHNVVVSVKSRRVPGAMTDEELFSACNDNETESEEFEDILTEEERKQLEKALKMESPEVIDQVQSDVHVTRRHSCYEPREIPIEDASSSSNGESRQDRKSWFGNWGKRANYNGQKRVMPPRSSLCAEEKVSDLLGDSPSQNQSMPGRHSVEVVNRMEDHRRGRDRDSKRPATTSENGYRRKENSKESEYRKGLRPVLWLSPDFPLRTEELLPLLDILANKVKAIRRLRDLLMTKLPPGAFPVKVAIPVVPTIRVLVTFTKFEELQPLEEFSTPPTSPGNNSPQTQTSSSSWIQWIKAPYRQNYSITSGPSSRVEDIQDPFVIPPDYSWTTPEAKRKKMQEKRSKSKKGKGQNQ; this is translated from the exons atggCCGGGACGGATCTGATCAAGTACGCGCACAGCCCGGCCCACAGGGCCGTGCTCGCCCGCGACTACGCCGGCCTCAAGCGCGTGCTCGCGGCGCTACCCCGCCTCGTTGACCCATCTGCCATCCGCACGGAGGCGGCGTCCGTcgcggaggaggagaaggccgACGCCATCTCCGCAGTCATCGACCGCCGCGACGTCCCCAACCGAGAGACCCCGCTCCACCTCGCCGTCCGCCTCGGCGACGCCGCCGCCGTCGAGATGCTCATGGCCGCGGGCGCCGACTGGAGCCTCCAGAACGAGCAGGGCTGGAGTGCGCTCCAGGAGGCCATCTGCGCCGGCGAGGAGAACCTCGCCAAGATCATCGTCCGCCACTACCAGCCCCTCGCCTGGGCCAAGTGGTGCCGCCGGCTGCCGCGAGTGGTCGCCACCATGCGCCGGATGCGGGACTTCTACATGGAGATCACCTTCCACTTCGAGAGCTCCGTGATCCCCTTCATCTCCAGAATCGCCCCCTCCGACACTTACAAGATCTGGAAGCGGGGGTCGAACCTGCGGGCCGACATGACGCTGGCCGGATTCGACGGCTTCCGGATTCAGCGCTCCGACCAGAGCATCCTCTTCCTCGGGGACGGATCGGAGGACGGGAAGGTGCCGCCCGGATCCCTGTGCATGATCTCTCACAAGGACAAGGAGGTGATGAACGCTTTGGACGGAGCGGGCACGCCGGCCACCGAGGCGGAGGTCCACCAAGAAGTCAAGGCGATGTCCCAGACGAACATCTTCCGGCCGGGGATAGACGTCACGCAAGCCGTGCTACTTCCGCAGTTGACGTGGAGGAGGCAGGAGAGGTCGGAAATGGTCGGGCCGTGGAAAGCAAAGGTTTACGATATGCATAACGTGGTGGTGAGCGTCAAGTCCAGGCGAGTGCCGGGAGCGATGACCGATGAGGAGTTATTCTCGGCCTGCAACGACAACGAGACTGAGAGCGAAGAGTTCGAAGACATCTTGACGGAGGAGGAGCGGAAGCAATTGGAGAAAGCACTCAAAATGGAATCCCCTGAGGTGATCGACCAAGTCCAATCCGATGTCCATGTTACTCGCCGGCATAGTTGCTATGAGCCCAGGGAGATACCGATTGAGGATGCTAGTAGTAGCAGTAATGGTGAGAGTAGACAAGATAGGAAAAGTTGGTTTGGTAATTGGGGAAAGAGAGCCAATTATAATGGGCAGAAGAGGGTTATGCCTCCAAGGAGTTCACTGTGTGCAGAGGAGAAGGTGAGTGATCTCCTGGGCGATTCTCCATCTCAGAACCAGAGTATGCCTGGAAGGCATTCGGTAGAGGTTGTGAACAGGATGGAAGATCATAGGAGGGGAAGAGATAGGGATTCCAAAAGACCTGCAACAACCTCCGAAAATGGATACAGACGAAAAGAGAACAGCAAAGAGAGTGAATACAGAAAAGGTTTAAGGCCTGTTCTGTGGCTCTCTCCTGATTTTCCACTCCGGACGGAAGAGCTATTGCCGCTGCTTGATATTCTAGCGAACAAGGTCAAGGCAATTCGTCGTCTGAGGGATCTGCTTATGACAAAGCTCCCTCCTGGAGCATTTCCAGTAAAG GTTGCAATTCCAGTTGTTCCTACTATCCGTGTCCTGGTTACTTTTACCAAGTTCGAAGAATTACAGCCATTGGAAGAGTTCTCAACACCTCCCACTAGCCCTGGGAACAATAGTCCCCAAACACAGACATCATCAAGCTCCTGGATTCAATGGATAAAGGCACCATATCGTCAAAATTACTCGATCACATCAGGACCAAGTAGCCGTGTGGAGGACATACAAGACCCGTTTGTGATTCCACCTGACTATAGTTGGACTACTCCCGAAGCGAAAAGGAAGAAGATGCAGGAGAAGAGGAGTAAGTCCAAGAAGGGAAAGGGTCAGAATCAGTGA
- the LOC103985051 gene encoding zeatin O-xylosyltransferase-like produces MAQSKAKAEPITIDVAVVMVPLPAQGHLNQFLHLSSLISARGLPIHYVGSATHNRQVLDRASRLHNGGTACRPIHFHDFPLPDYSSPAPEPDAAIKFPGHLQPAFDAARHLLSPLADLVRSLASRSRRVVLIHDSSMTFAAGAAASLPNVEAFCFHTISAIAGFFFRWELRGKPREPAVEILDLPHVSNEDCISQQFCDFVLSQQQTTVADSGRLINSCRAIEGMFIDLVAREPEWQDKKTFAIGPLNPITFNQASGNGARHPSIEWLDQQPPSSVIYVSFGTTSTFSDEQVAELAAGLEASGQRFLWVLRDADRADIYAETGGDAVEKEKLPLDYYTRVERRGKVVRGWAPQPEILAHPSTGGFMSHCGWNSCMESFSAGVPIVAWPMHSDQPRNAVLVMDVLRVGFHVLDWDKRAELVPSATISDVIERLMASKEGEEVRRRARELGGEVRRAMEEGGSSKTDLDAFVAHIIR; encoded by the coding sequence ATGGCTCAAAGCAAAGCAAAAGCTGAACCGATTACAATAGACGTGGCCGTGGTGATGGTGCCACTCCCTGCCCAAGGTCACCTCAACCAGTTCCTCCACCTCTCCAGTCTCATCTCCGCCCGCGGTCTCCCCATCCACTACGTCGGCTCCGCCACCCACAACCGCCAGGTGCTAGACCGCGCGTCACGCCTCCACAACGGCGGTACCGCCTGCCGCCCCATCCATTTCCACGATTTCCCATTACCAGACTATTCATCCCCTGCTCCCGAACCGGACGCGGCCATCAAGTTCCCCGGCCACCTCCAGCCCGCCTTCGACGCCGCCCGCCACCTCCTCTCCCCACTCGCCGACCTCGTACGGTCCCTCGCTTCCCGCTCTCGCCGCGTCGTCCTCATCCACGACTCTTCGATGACCTTTGCGGCCGGTGCAGCTGCCTCCCTTCCCAACGTGGAAGCTTTCTGCTTCCACACCATATCAGCCATCGCTGGCTTCTTTTTCCGCTGGGAGTTACGCGGCAAACCACGCGAGCCTGCCGTAGAGATTTTGGACCTTCCTCATGTATCCAACGAGGACTGCATATCGCAACAGTTCTGCGATTTCGTCCTCAGCCAGCAGCAAACGACGGTAGCCGACTCCGGGCGCCTCATCAACAGTTGCCGCGCGATCGAAGGCATGTTCATCGATCTGGTGGCTCGAGAGCCGGAGTGGCAGGACAAGAAAACCTTCGCCATCGGACCACTGAATCCGATCACCTTCAACCAAGCAAGCGGCAATGGCGCTAGGCACCCGTCCATCGAGTGGTTGGATCAGCAGCCGCCGTCCTCCGTCATTTACGTGTCCTTTGGCACCACATCAACCTTCTCCGACGAGCAGGTGGCTGAGCTCGCAGCGGGGCTCGAGGCTAGCGGTCAGCGGTTTCTTTGGGTGTTAAGGGACGCCGACAGGGCCGACATCTATGCCGAGACTGGTGGTGACGCCGTTGAAAAGGAGAAGCTGCCATTGGATTACTACACAAGGGTGGAGAGAAGGGGGAAGGTGGTGCGGGGCTGGGCGCCGCAGCCGGAGATCCTGGCGCACCCGTCGACCGGCGGATTTATGAGCCACTGCGGTTGGAACTCGTGCATGGAGAGCTTCAGCGCGGGGGTGCCGATCGTGGCGTGGCCGATGCATTCGGACCAACCCCGGAACGCAGTGCTGGTGATGGACGTCCTCCGTGTGGGGTTCCACGTGCTCGACTGGGACAAGAGGGCGGAGCTGGTGCCTTCGGCGACCATAAGTGACGTGATCGAGCGGCTGATGGCTAGCAAGGAAGGGGAGGAGGTGAGACGGAGGGCGAGAGAGTTGGGAGGTGAAGTAAGGCGAGCCATGGAGGAAGGTGGAAGCTCCAAAACCGATCTGGATGCCTTCGTCGCTCATATCATAAGATGA
- the LOC103985050 gene encoding histone-lysine N-methyltransferase family member SUVH2-like: MTPSSRPPTPFPDLNLIPFPKLEPKPEPPDHHQTHLGSVGPLDPLLPPPSPDPGPHPTAVDVESAALFAEYLRLARLFSAASADHQHLFLVPEPAPAASSSAIVARKKRKPRSAEMVRASVYDELHVRDDVRRARITFNSLRSLLLRDEKKGDAFEAIWGKRSRADLKAATVMGDRDLWLHRDRRIIGAIPGINVGDVFFFRMELCVLGLHGQSQAGIDYVPASRSATGEPIATSIIVSGGYEDDEDSGLVLVYTGHGGRGSNMLKHCTDQKLEGGNLAMERSMNYGIEIRVIRGLKSNRSPIGKIYVYDGLYKIVNCWMDVGKSGFGIYKYKLLRIEGQDEMGSGILKLAEELKVNPLSARPAGYLSLDISMGKENFSVSMFNDIDDDREPLLFEYLSRPIFPVEAFQGKANADAGNGCECISNCSADCYCAKKNGGEFAYDENGILLRGKPLIYECGPLCRCPPSCPNRVSQKGVKHQLEVFRSKETGWGVRSLDLILAGTFICEFSGIVLTQQQTEFFSANGHCLVHPSQFPERWKEWGDVSDILPDYVSPNFPSLPGLNFSIDVSTSRNVACYLSHSCCPNVFVQFVLFDHNNVSYPHVMIFAMENIPPLRELSIDYGIGDESVGKLTM; encoded by the coding sequence ATGACTCCCTCGTCGCGGCCTCCCACCCCCTTCCCGGACCTCAACCTCATCCCCTTCCCCAAGCTCGAGCCCAAACCCGAGCCGCCAGACCACCACCAGACCCACCTCGGCTCGGTCGGCCCACTCGACCCCCTCCTCCCCCCTCCCAGTCCCGACCCTGGCCCCCATCCCACCGCCGTCGACGTCGAGAGCGCCGCCCTCTTCGCTGAGTACCTCCGCCTCGCCCGCCTCTTCTCCGCCGCATCCGCCGACCACCAACACCTCTTCCTCGTCCCAGAGCCGGCGCCCGCCGCCAGCTCCTCGGCCATCGTCGCCCGCAAGAAGCGCAAGCCCCGGTCAGCCGAGATGGTCCGCGCCTCCGTTTACGACGAGCTCCACGTCCGCGACGACGTCCGCCGGGCCCGCATCACGTTCAACTCCCTCCGCTCCCTCCTCCTCCGGGACGAGAAAAAAGGCGACGCCTTCGAGGCGATCTGGGGCAAGAGGTCCCGCGCCGACCTTAAGGCGGCCACCGTCATGGGCGACCGCGACCTCTGGCTCCACCGCGACAGGAGGATCATCGGCGCGATTCCCGGGATCAACGTCGGTGATGTCTTCTTCTTCCGCATGGAGCTCTGCGTTCTTGGCTTGCACGGCCAGAGCCAGGCTGGCATCGACTACGTCCCGGCTAGCCGGAGTGCTACAGGCGAGCCGATCGCCACCAGCATTATTGTATCCGGTGGGTACGAGGATGACGAGGATAGTGGGCTTGTGCTCGTCTACACTGGCCATGGTGGCCGCGGATCCAACATGCTCAAACATTGCACTGATCAGAAACTGGAAGGAGGAAATCTTGCGATGGAACGGAGCATGAATTATGGAATTGAAATTCGAGTCATTCGAGGGCTGAAGTCCAATCGTAGCCCCATCGGGAAGATTTATGTCTATGACGGCCTTTACAAGATCGTCAATTGCTGGATGGATGTAGGCAAATCAGGGTTCGGCATATATAAGTACAAGCTTTTGAGAATTGAAGGGCAGGATGAGATGGGCAGTGGGATCCTCAAGCTTGCTGAGGAATTGAAGGTGAATCCATTGAGTGCAAGGCCAGCTGGTTACTTGAGCCTCGATATCTCGATGGGAAAGGAAAATTTTTCAGTTTCCATGTTTAATGACATCGACGATGATCGGGAACCACTGCTTTTTGAGTATCTCTCCCGTCCAATTTTCCCCGTTGAAGCATTCCAAGGGAAGGCAAATGCTGATGCAGGAAACGGATGTGAATGCATCTCGAATTGCTCAGCTGACTGCTACTGTGCCAAGAAAAATGGTGGTGAATTTGCATATGATGAAAATGGGATTCTGTTGCGGGGAAAGCCATTGATTTATGAGTGTGGCCCCTTGTGTCGGTGCCCGCCAAGTTGTCCCAATCGGGTGAGCCAGAAAGGGGTGAAGCATCAGTTGGAGGTGTTCAGGTCAAAAGAGACGGGGTGGGGAGTGAGATCACTGGATTTGATTCTGGCTGGGACATTTATTTGTGAGTTTAGTGGCATCGTGCTAACTCAGCAGCAAACCGAATTTTTTTCTGCAAATGGCCACTGTTTAGTGCATCCTAGCCAGTTTCCAGAAAGATGGAAGGAGTGGGGTGATGTTTCTGATATCTTACCAGATTATGTGTCACCAAACTTTCCATCCTTGCCCGGCCTGAACTTCTCCATAGATGTTTCAACATCAAGGAATGTAGCTTGTTATCTGAGCCATAGTTGTTGCCCAAATGTGTTTGTGCAGTTTGTACTATTTGATCACAATAATGTCTCCTATCCTCATGTTATGATCTTTGCGATGGAGAACATACCTCCATTAAGGGAACTGAGTATTGATTATGGGATTGGAGATGAATCTGTGGGGAAACTAACAATGTAG
- the LOC103985048 gene encoding MDIS1-interacting receptor like kinase 2-like, which produces MEINNFTGLTYLQLGNNSFVGYVPPNICKGGALKYLTLYMSNFQGPILMTLKNCTTLERVRLEHNHLTGDVSQCLGVYPHLSYKDLSFNLFSGTLSPDWAKWHDLTLLRISNNNITGVIPTEFGQLTKLGELDLSSNYLQGEIPKSFGSLTLLYNLSLGNNQLVGHVPLEFGMLSNLELLDLSSNNLAGRIPDQLGNCMKLRLLKLNNNNFSGTIPLAIGNLVYLQDTFDISHNSLTGEVPSQLSKLVVLQSLNLSHNYLSGHLPSSLTYMTSLSTVDVSYNELDGPVPDSPAFRRAPAEWFAHNNDLCGVVRGLPPCVSLGTPTTDDRSKRHKNVIVAIIASVVFFLLLFIFIGAFRKREKDTVPVDNNHIKEGAFCILNFVGRDVYKDIIEATEDFDAKYCIGSGAYGSVYIAELASGELLSVKKIHLPDTEGTCDEQPFQTEIQTLTQIRHRNIVKLYGFCSSPRRKFLVYEYMERGSLGSVLRSETAAELDWVKRLSIVKDVARALFYMHHDCTPPIVHRDITSNNILLDSEFKACVSDFGIARLLKPDSSNWTMLAGTRGYLAPELAYTMRVTTQCDVYSFGVVTLELLMGEYGEVLIFILLSSPIDDSFVKDVLDRRLPVPEGQVADEVVAILSLALRSVDNHPESRPTMKQVSEKLCVVRTPPPSLRSIDALKFSDLMSVEI; this is translated from the exons atgGAGATCAACAACTTTACTGGACTGACTTATCTCCAATTAGGAAATAATAGCTTCGTCGGTTATGTACCCCCAAACATATGCAAAGGTGGAGCTCTAAAGTACCTCACTCTTTACATGAGCAACTTCCAAGGTCCCATTCTCATGACCTTGAAAAACTGTACGACACTAGAAAGGGTTCGTCTTGAACACAACCATCTCACCGGAGATGTATCTCAATGTCTCGGAGTGTATCCCCATCTTTCTTATAAGGATTTGAGCTTCAATCTATTCTCCGGTACGCTCTCACCAGACTGGGCAAAATGGCACGATCTGACGCTCCTCAGAATCTCAAATAACAACATCACCGGAGTCATACCCACCGAGTTTGGACAGTTGACGAAACTGGGAGAGCTGGACCTCTCTTCCAACTACCTACAAGGAGAGATCCCAAAGAGCTTCGGCAGCTTAACCCTTCTCTACAATCTGAGCTTGGGCAACAACCAACTCGTCGGCCATGTCCCTCTGGAGTTTGGAATGCTGTCCAatcttgaactgcttgatctcTCATCCAACAACTTGGCAGGAAGAATCCCAGATCAATTAGGCAACTGCATGAAACTCCGATTGTTGAAGCTTAACAACAACAACTTCAGTGGAACCATTCCTTTGGCCATTGGTAATCTGGTGTACCTTCAAGACACCTTTGACATCAGCCACAACTCACTAACAGGGGAGGTTCCATCCCAACTCAGCAAATTGGTGGTGCTGCAAAGCCTGAATCTATCGCATAATTACTTGTCGGGTCATCTTCCATCTTCGCTAACGTATATGACGAGCTTGTCTACCGTAGATGTATCCTACAATGAACTGGACGGCCCTGTTCCTGATAGCCCAGCTTTCCGAAGAGCCCCGGCAGAGTGGTTTGCCCATAACAATGATCTGTGTGGAGTTGTTCGAGGATTGCCTCCATGTGTTTCACTCGGTACTCCAACAACAGACGACCGAAGCAAGCGTCACAAAAATGTTATAGTAGCCATCATTGCTTCTGtggtcttcttccttctcttgtttATATTCATTGGAGCATTCcgcaagagagaaaaagatacaGTACCTGTtgataataatcacatcaaagaAGGTGCATTCTGTATATTGAATTTTGTTGGAAGAGACGTATACAAGGACATCATCGAAGCCACCGAAGATTTCGATGCCAAGTACTGTATCGGAAGCGGTGCATACGGCAGTGTCTACATAGCAGAGTTAGCAAGTGGGGAACTGCTCTCAGTGAAGAAGATTCACCTACCAGACACTGAAGGTACATGCGACGAGCAACCCTTTCAAACTGAGATACAAACTCTTACTCAAATTCGACATCGCAATATCGTCAAGCTTTACGGGTTCTGCTCCTCTCCCCGACGCAAAtttctggtgtacgagtacatggagaGAGGAAGTCTGGGATCTGTCCTCCGAAGCGAGACTGCAGCTGAATTGGACTGGGTGAAGAGGTTGAGCATCGTGAAGGATGTTGCTCGTGCTCTGTTCTACATGCATCATGACTGCACACCGCCTATCGTTCATCGAGATATTACCAGCAACAACATCCTACTTGATTCAGAATTCAAGGCTTGTGTTTCCGACTTTGGAATTGCTCGACTACTGAAGCCAGATTCATCAAATTGGACCATGCTTGCAGGCACACGGGGTTACTTAGCACCAG AGCTTGCATATACAATGAGAGTGACCACCCAATGCGACGTGTACAGTTTCGGAGTGGTGACGCTGGAGTTACTGATGGGAGAGTATGGAGAAGTGCTCATTTTCATTCTGTTGTCTTCACCGATCGACGATAGCTTTGTGAAAGATGTATTAGACCGACGTCTACCCGTTCCGGAGGGTCAAGTTGCGGATGAAGTAGTTGCAATTTTGAGCTTGGCTCTTCGTAGCGTGGACAACCACCCTGAATCACGCCCGACAATGAAACAGGTCTCCGAGAAGTTATGCGTGGTCAGAACACCCCCACCAAGCCTCCGATCTATTGATGCATTGAAGTTTTCTGACTTGATGAGCGTGGAGATATGA